Sequence from the Lysobacter solisilvae genome:
GCCGCGGCCACCGATGCCAATCCGGCCATCGCCACTGCCATTGCCGTCCTTCGCATCAGGTCTCCGTTGCCGCGGGCAGCGGCCAGCGTGCGGGGTCGAGCCACTGTCCCACGTCCTGCGCCTGCAGCGGCGGCGCGATCAGATAGCCCTGTGCATGATCGCAGCCGACATCGCGCAGGTACGCCAGTGCGTCCGCATCATCCACGCCTTCGGCGGTGACCCGGTAGCCCAGGTGATGTCCGAGCTCGACGATCGAGCTGACAATGATGCGGTCTTCGCGAGACCGGGCCAGATGGGTGATGAACGTCTTGTCGATCTTCAGCTCGCGCACCGGCAGCCGACGCAGGTACGCGAAGGACGACTGGCCGACGCCGAAGTCATCGATGGCCAGGTCGATGCCGTCGTCGGCCATCCGCCGCAGCACCGCGATGGCCGTCTCGGGCTTGCCCATGATCGCGCTCTCGGTGATCTCCAGCACGATCTGCGCAGGCGCGACGCCGTGCGCACGCAGCAGGTCCCTCAACCGGTTCGGAAGTTCCGGATCGTCCAGGTCCCGCGCCGAGACGTTGATCGACACGCGCACCGCGTGGCCGGCCGCCATCCAGCGCGCCGCCTGCGCAATGCCAGCGCCCAGCGCCCAGCGCGTGACGCGGCGGATGTTTCCGGTTTCCTCGGCCAGCGCGATGAAGTCGTCGGGCGCCACGGGTCCGGCAATCGGGTGCCGCCAGCGGATCAGGCCTTCGACCGCGTCGATGCGCCCTTGCTGCAGATTGAGCTTGGGCTGGTAGTGCAACTCGATGCCTCCGTGTTCGAGCGCGTGGCGCAGGTCGCCCATCAGGGACAGGCGCTCGGGACGGTGCGGATCGGTGGCCGGGTCGTAGAGCACCACCGCGTCGTCCGAATGCAGCGCGCCGATCATCGCGACCTCCGCGCGTCGCAGCAGCACGCCGGCGTCGGTGCCGTGTTCGGGCGCCAGCGCTATGCCGATGGCGGGCGCGAAGTCGAGGGTCAGCTCGGCTTCGCGGTAGGGCTCACCCAGCGCCTCGACCACCCGGTGCGCGGCGGTCATCGCCTCTTCAAGCGTGGCGCCGGGCAGGAAGATCGCCAGTTGCGTCTCGGTCGCCCGGGCCACCAGGCTGTCGCCAGCCGGCGCCTGCAGACGCGCGCCCGCCGCATGCATCAGGCGGTCCGACACCACATGGCCGAGCGTCTTGATGATTTCCGGCAGCCGTCCCAGGCCGAGCATGAGCAGGGCCGCGGGTTCCTGCGGACGCGCCGCGAGCGCGTGCTGGACGGCGGACTCGATGTAGGCGCGATTCGGCAGCCCGGTCACCTGGTCGTGGCCCGCCTGGTGCAGGATGCGCGCCTCGCGCTCACGGATCGCGTGGGCCATGTTGCCGAACGCGCTGGCCAGCTGGCCGAGTTCATCCGGCCGGGCAGGCGCATCCGGGGCGCTGTAGTCGCCGGATGCAATCCGCCGTGCCAGCGACGCCAGCTCTTCGACCGGACGCGACACGCTGCGCGCGATCACCCAGGCACAGACCAGGCCCACCGTCAGCCCGAACACGAGCAGGCCCGCCCATGCGGCGGCCACGGGCCGGTACGGCTCGAGGGCCTCGTCGACGGAAAAGCCCAGGACGGCGGCGACGCGGGGACTGTGGCGGGCGCCGCGCAGCCAGACAGCCTGCGAGACGAACTCGCGCCCGCCCACCATGACGACCGCCGGCGCGGTCGGCAGGCGGCCGTTGGCGCCCAGTGACACGGCGAGCTGGCTGCGATCGCGCCCGCGCGCCAGCACGGCAAAACGGCCAGTCGCGTCGGCAGCGGCGAGTTCGATGTTGTCCGGCAGCGCCGACTGTTGCTGCAGTTGCACCAGCATGCGGTTGTCGGCGGGGATGGCGGCGCCGATGTAACCCACCAGGTCGGGGGCGAACACCGGGACGACGACCATCCAGTACGCGTGCTGCTCCCAGGTCACCGTGGCCGCGGCCGGGGCCTGCAGCGAACGTTCGACGAGGTCCGGATAGGGAAATGGCGAGCCGGCGGCCCATCGTCCGGCGGTGTCGACCTCCACGCGACCGTCGGTTCCGACCAGCAGCATCTGCGTGGCGCCGACGCGGCGGCCATGGTTGCGCAACGCAGAGGACAGCGTCGCCTCGTCGTGCTGCGCCACGGCCGAGCGCAGCGCGAAATCCAGCGCGAGCACCTGCACGCTGGCGGCCGCGCGGTCGGCCATGTCCTCGAACTGGTGGGCGAAGGACTGCGCGGCCTCCTGCATGCGGCGCTTGCCTTCGCCGATCAGCTCGTGCCGCGTGACCTGATAGACCAGCAGGCCCGTGAGCGCCTGCACCAGGATCAGGGCTACGACGAAAAACGACGCCAGGCGGAAGCGGAAGCCCATGGCGCCGGTCCTGCCTCAGTACCGGGTGTGCTCGCGGTCGAACTGCAACCGCGAGTCGGGAAGCAGGGAAAGGGCGAAGCCCAGGCTCCGACGTTCGTCCGCACGCAGGGTGATGCCGGACTGCACCAGGTCGGGTCGTTTGGGCGGCAGCCTGGGCTGCCAGACACGCACGTCGAAAGCGCCCGCCGGGAGGTCGCGGAACACGACCACGCCGCGTTCATCGGTGCGCGCGGCCCAGGGTGCGTCGGAGATGTAAAGGTAATTGATCATCCCGTCATGGATGTTGCAGCCCACCGCGATCACGCCGGAACGCTCGAGCCTCATCGGCGCGGAGGTCACCCCCGGCGCGAGCACGAACTCGAAGGGCTTGATGGGCGAAAAGGAATAGACATGGTGGCGCGTGCGGTCGCTGTTGCGGTACGCGACCTGGTCGCCGGGCCGGAACACCTCGACGTAGGGAGTGAAGGCGAGCGCCTTCTGGTCGACCACGTGCAGGGATGGCGCGGAGCGGGTCGGCGGGTTGCGCGAGCCGTTCGCGGCGGCGTTGTGCAGCACGATCGTCACCACGGCGTCGCCTACTGGCTCGCCTCGACGATCGGTGACGCTTACCTCGAGCTCCGCCGCCGTGGCCCCGGCGCAGAGCGAGGCGAGGATCCCAAAGATCACGATCTGCCCGCGCATGTCGCTCCCCCTGACGCCGCCTGGACACCCGGACCACCGCAATGGTCCTCGCCCGAGCGTAGCACCGCGGGCGTGGACGGCAAGACCACCGCGCCAGCGAAGCAAAATGGCCGCTTGAACTCGAAGGGTCCCGCTGCGGGACCGCGACCGGCACGGGCGCGACCCTGCGGAAGTTGGCGCCGGTCGCTTCGGCGTTGCGCGGGCCAGCCATGCCAGGCCGGGGCGAACCATCACGGGTCCGCAGGTGGATGGCGGCCCCCGGCTACCGGGTCGATTGCTTGAAGACCCGCACCATTGCGCCGGCACTCGCGACCACGTCCTGTTCGCTGGTCGCCCAGTTCGACACCGATATCCGCATGGCCGCCAGGCCATGCCAGGTGGTGCCACTGGCCCAGCACGTGCCGTCCTCCTGCACGCCGGCAATCACCTGCCGCGTCAGGGCGTCGTCGTCGCCGAAGCGCACCAGCACCTGGTTGAGCACCACCTCGTTGAGGATGCTGATGCCCGGCTCGGCGGACAGCAACGCGGCGAACTGGCGGGCCCGCGCGCAGCAGCGATCCACCAGGTCGGCAACGCCATCGCGGCCCAGGGCCCGCAGGGTGGCGTACACCGGTATGCCGCGGGCCCGGCGGGAGAATTCTGGCACCCAGTCGACGGCATCGCGTTCGGCGCCGTGCGTCTGGATGAGGTAGGCCGCGGCGGAGGTCATCGCGTCGCGATGGTCCTGCGCGTGCCGCACGATGGCCACGCCGCTGTCGTAAGGCACGTTGAGCCACTTGTGCGCATCGGTGGCCCAGGAATCGGCCAGTTCGATCCCGTCGGCGAGTGCGCGGTGGTCCTCGCTCGCACGCGCCCACAACCCGAATGCGCCGTCCACGTGCAACCAGGCGCCATGTGCCCGCGCAAGTTCGCCGATCTGCGGCAGCGGGTCGAACGCACCGGTATTCACGTTTCCCGCCTGCGCACACACGATCGTCGGCCCCCGCAGTGTGGCAAGCACTTCGGCCAGGCGTTCGGCCCGCATGCGTCCCTGGTCGTCGGCTTCCACGCGCACCAGGCTGCGCGTGCCCAGGCCGAGGTAGCGAAGCGCCACGTCCAGGGTGATGTGCGCTTCCTCCGAGGCGACCACGTGGATGCGCGGCGCGCCGGCCAGCCCGTCGGCCTCCACGTCCCACTCCGCCCTGCGCAGCACGCCGTGCCGCGCGGCGGCCAGGCAGGTGAAGTGCGCCATCTGGCAGCCAGTGACGAAACCGACGCCGCTCCCGCGCGGAAGGTCGAACAGCTCGAGCAGCCAGCGGGCGGCGACCTCCTCCATCGCCGCGGTGATCGGCGAGATGGCGTGGATGCCGGCATTCTGGTCCCACGTGGACACCAGCCAGTCCGCCGCCAGCGCCACCGGCAACGAGCCACCGATGACGAAGCCGAAATAGCGTGGCGATGCACAGGCCGAAGCGCCACGGCCGGCGTGGCCGGCCAGCAGGTCGATCACGGCCGCCGGGTCTTCACCCTGCGCCGCGAGCGGCGAGTCGAGCGCGGCGATCAGCTCGTCGCGGCCAGCGCGCGCGCCGACGAAACGTTGCGGCAAGTCCTGCAGGAAGGCACGGGCATGCGCGTGGGCGCGCTCGAGCAGCGGATCGAAGGCATCGCGGGACATGGGAACTCCACGGCAGCGAGGACCTTCATCGTATCGCCTGGGAGCCGGCAGGCGAAAACCCCCGCTCCGGTGGGCCCCGGCGTTATCTTGGCCCGGCGCCGCCCGATCGCGGGGGGAGGACTCGAAAAATCCGGGGCTGGCCCGATGTCGATTCCAGGCTCCGTGCTTCGTCGTTGAGACAGACACCGCCACAAGGACACCCATGCCCGCGCCCCTGCCCGTGCTATACGCCCATCCCTTCTCGTCGTACTGCCAGAAGGTGCTCACTGCGCTCTACGAGAACGGCACGCCCTTTACGTATCGCAACCTGGAGGATGCGGGCGCTTCGTCGGAACTCGCCGCGCTCTGGCCGATGAAGCGATTCCCGGTGCTCGTCGACGGCGACCACACCGTGCTGGAGGCCAGCTGCATCATCGAGCACCTCGACCTCCACTACCCCGGCCCCACCCGGCTGGTCCCGGCCGATGCGAAGGCTGCGCTCGAGGTCAGGATGATGGATCGGTTCTTCGACAACTACATCTCGACGCCACAACAGAAGGTCGTGGCCGACAGCCTGCGTCCTGCAGCGGTCCGCGACGCCTACGGCACAGCAGAGGCGCGGGCCATGCTCGACACTGCGTACGCCTGGCTCGACCAGCGGATGGCCGACCGTATCTGGGCCGCCGGGAATCGATTCACCCTCGCCGACTGCGCGGCCGCCCCGTTCCTGTTCTACGCCGACTGGACCCACGCAATCGATGCCGGATTCCGGAATGTCCACGCCTATCGCGCGCGGTTGCTGGCGCGGCCATCGTTCGCGCGTGCCGTGGACGAGGCGCGGCCGTATCGAAGCTACTTCCCGTTGGGGGCGCCGGATCGGGACTGATGCCCGACCAGGCGCCGTCCGCCGGTGCAATGCCGTCGATCATTCCTTCAGTTGCGTTGCGCGCGACCCAGGCGCATCTGCTTGTGCAGGGCGTCCTGCGCCGCGGCCGCCGCCGTGCGGCCACCGGCACCGCGCCGGAGTCAGGTCCAGGCGCCTCGCAGCCGGCGACCACGCGCGGCTCAGGCCCTCGAACTCTTGCTCCGGGGTACCGCGTTGGCGGTGTTGAACGCCACCGCTTCGCGTAGCAGCGCCTTCAGGGCGCCCTTGTCCAGCTTGTCGCCCTGGCGGTAGTCGATCGCTCGCCACTTGTTGCCGCCGAGCCCGGCGTTGAAGAGCCTGCCGTGGTCGGCCAGTCGCGCACCGTGGAAAAAGGTCAGCTTCACCTTGTCCTTGTGCGCGTTGGCCAGGACATACATCCCCTCGTGCGACCAGACCGGAGTGCCCATCCACTTCCATTCTTCGATGACCTCGGGGTCGACCTGGTGGATGAGCTTGCGGATTTCAGCCAGCCGCTCGCCACGCCAGTCGCCGAGGCTTTCAATCCTGGCGTCGATGCGCCGCGCGGCGCTTACTGTCTGCACGGACTCTGCACCGGCCTTGCGCGGGGCCGCCCTCGCGGCCACTCGTTTGGCCGGTGTCTTCTTCGCCGCGACTTTCCTGGCCGGAGCCTTGTTCGCGGCGACCTTCTTCGCAGCAACTTTGCGCACCGCGACCTTCTTCGCCACGACCTTCTTGGCCGCCACCGGCTTCACCGCGACCTTCTTCGACGCGGTCCGCTCCGCGCTGGCTTTGCCTGCACTGGTGCTCTTCTTCCCGACCATCTGGTTCGCTCCTTGGACTGGCCAGCCTCAACCGCCGTGATCAGCCGCCTGTTCGCCGGCGCGCGAGCGGCCACGCCACTTGGCGGCATAGGGCAGCGCGAACATGTACAGCCCGGTGACCAGCAGCAAGGCAAGCGGCACCAGCGTCGCCAAACCCACCCATACCGCAATCTGCCCCTTCCCCATGACGACCAGGTTGGCGATCACCGCCAGCGTGAAAGCGATCGACAGCCAGCGATGGAACTGCCGGATCCATTTGTTCCAGTTCAAGGGACACCTCCTGGTGAAGTCGCGTCCGATGGATTCGGACGCCTTGAAGAATCGGTCGAGCCATCGCCTTTGTTTCCTGGCCCCCCGACAGATGCCGGCATGCGGGTTCTCCGCATGCGCGATGCGGGAGGCTCAGCCCGGCCGCGCCTGGGTCATCTTCCATCCGTTGCCCGAGGGATCGCGGAAGCTGGCGTCCACGGTGCCGTAGCGCTCCACCGGCTCCTGCGTGAACTCCACGCCGCGGGCCTGCATGCGCTCGAATGCGGCGCGACAGTCGTCGACCACCAGCAGCAGCGGCGGCATGCCCCCCTTGGCAACGATCTCGCGCAGGCTCTGCGCGGTCGCTGCGTCCACCGTGGGGGCCTGCGGCGTGAACAGGCCCAGCTGGAAGTCCGGCTGGTCGGGATGCTGCACGGTAAGCCAGCGGTAATTTCCGTTGCGCGCGTCGGTATGGACGCGGAATCCAAGCCGCTGGACATAGAATTCAAGGGCTTCGTCCTGGTCGCGGACGTACAACCCGGCTACTGCGACACCCTGGTTCATGGGACCTCCTCCGTGTTTGGAGGCTCTTTTATACCCACGGCCTCCTGCCTACGCTTCTCCGAAACTGCGATGGTGAGTCCGGGCCGGTGGGCCGCGCTGACGAAGCAGGCCGGCACCTGTTCGAGCGCGTGTTCCGCGGCCTTCTGGCGCGCGCGCAGTTCGCTGGGGCTTTGACCGGTGACGTCGCGGAACGTGCGTCCGAACGTCCCCAGGCTGTTCCAGCCGGTCTGCAGGGCGATGTCGATGATCGGCAGGTCGGTGTCGCGCAGCAGTGCCGACGCACGCTCGAGCCGGCGCGTCAACAGGTAGCGGTGCGGCGGGACGCCGAAGGCGTCCTTGAACGAGCGGGCGAAATGAGCTTCGGAGACACCGCTCACCTGCGCCACGCGCCGGACCGGCCATTCCTCGTGCGAGGCCACGTCCATCCGGTCCTTCGCGCGCAGGAGCCGGCGCAACAGCCGGGGGTCCTGGCCGACCGGGCCTTGGCCTTCGCTTCCATTCGCTTTTGCCACGTACTTACCTCGGTTTGATCGGGGGCCTACATCCGCTCGCCGGGCAACTGGCTGGCCTGCTTCACCCAGGCGGCGAACTGGGCCTCGTCGAGCGTGTCGTGCTGGCGGATGTCGAGGTAGCGCGTGTCCTGGCTCCTGGACGCGCCCGGTGGAACAGGACGCAGCGCTGCACCTCGGAAGAAAGCCACTTTCACGTAGTGGGCGTAGCAATGATAGGAGAGGAACCAGCCATCGCCGTCGATGCCATAAAAAGGCGAGTTCCATTTCACTGCCTTGTGCACGCCGGGGACGGTGCGCTCGATGATCGCGTCAAGGCGACGCCCCACTTCGTGCTTCCACCCAGGCATGGCCGCGATGTAGGCCTGCACGGGCGCGTCACCTTCGCCTTTTGGGATCTGCGGATTGCCACCGGCAAGCAGTTTCGGCGTCGAGGCCGGGGCCTTTGTATCGACGGCTGTTTTCGTCCGCGCAGTCTGCCTCGGCTTGCGCGGACTGCGTGGGGCGGCCGCCTTCGCGACAACTTTCGCCGGTGGGTTCTGCGTCGTGCCGGCCATGGCTTCACTCCAGTGGATCGACCCGGCGGCGGGTCTGGATCGTGATCGAAGCGGGCCG
This genomic interval carries:
- a CDS encoding DUF1801 domain-containing protein, with translation MQTVSAARRIDARIESLGDWRGERLAEIRKLIHQVDPEVIEEWKWMGTPVWSHEGMYVLANAHKDKVKLTFFHGARLADHGRLFNAGLGGNKWRAIDYRQGDKLDKGALKALLREAVAFNTANAVPRSKSSRA
- a CDS encoding glutathione S-transferase family protein, whose translation is MPAPLPVLYAHPFSSYCQKVLTALYENGTPFTYRNLEDAGASSELAALWPMKRFPVLVDGDHTVLEASCIIEHLDLHYPGPTRLVPADAKAALEVRMMDRFFDNYISTPQQKVVADSLRPAAVRDAYGTAEARAMLDTAYAWLDQRMADRIWAAGNRFTLADCAAAPFLFYADWTHAIDAGFRNVHAYRARLLARPSFARAVDEARPYRSYFPLGAPDRD
- a CDS encoding cupredoxin domain-containing protein, which translates into the protein MRGQIVIFGILASLCAGATAAELEVSVTDRRGEPVGDAVVTIVLHNAAANGSRNPPTRSAPSLHVVDQKALAFTPYVEVFRPGDQVAYRNSDRTRHHVYSFSPIKPFEFVLAPGVTSAPMRLERSGVIAVGCNIHDGMINYLYISDAPWAARTDERGVVVFRDLPAGAFDVRVWQPRLPPKRPDLVQSGITLRADERRSLGFALSLLPDSRLQFDREHTRY
- a CDS encoding VOC family protein — translated: MNQGVAVAGLYVRDQDEALEFYVQRLGFRVHTDARNGNYRWLTVQHPDQPDFQLGLFTPQAPTVDAATAQSLREIVAKGGMPPLLLVVDDCRAAFERMQARGVEFTQEPVERYGTVDASFRDPSGNGWKMTQARPG
- a CDS encoding pyridoxal phosphate-dependent decarboxylase family protein — protein: MSRDAFDPLLERAHAHARAFLQDLPQRFVGARAGRDELIAALDSPLAAQGEDPAAVIDLLAGHAGRGASACASPRYFGFVIGGSLPVALAADWLVSTWDQNAGIHAISPITAAMEEVAARWLLELFDLPRGSGVGFVTGCQMAHFTCLAAARHGVLRRAEWDVEADGLAGAPRIHVVASEEAHITLDVALRYLGLGTRSLVRVEADDQGRMRAERLAEVLATLRGPTIVCAQAGNVNTGAFDPLPQIGELARAHGAWLHVDGAFGLWARASEDHRALADGIELADSWATDAHKWLNVPYDSGVAIVRHAQDHRDAMTSAAAYLIQTHGAERDAVDWVPEFSRRARGIPVYATLRALGRDGVADLVDRCCARARQFAALLSAEPGISILNEVVLNQVLVRFGDDDALTRQVIAGVQEDGTCWASGTTWHGLAAMRISVSNWATSEQDVVASAGAMVRVFKQSTR
- a CDS encoding helix-turn-helix transcriptional regulator; this encodes MDVASHEEWPVRRVAQVSGVSEAHFARSFKDAFGVPPHRYLLTRRLERASALLRDTDLPIIDIALQTGWNSLGTFGRTFRDVTGQSPSELRARQKAAEHALEQVPACFVSAAHRPGLTIAVSEKRRQEAVGIKEPPNTEEVP
- a CDS encoding DUF1801 domain-containing protein, which gives rise to MAGTTQNPPAKVVAKAAAPRSPRKPRQTARTKTAVDTKAPASTPKLLAGGNPQIPKGEGDAPVQAYIAAMPGWKHEVGRRLDAIIERTVPGVHKAVKWNSPFYGIDGDGWFLSYHCYAHYVKVAFFRGAALRPVPPGASRSQDTRYLDIRQHDTLDEAQFAAWVKQASQLPGERM
- a CDS encoding putative bifunctional diguanylate cyclase/phosphodiesterase — protein: MGFRFRLASFFVVALILVQALTGLLVYQVTRHELIGEGKRRMQEAAQSFAHQFEDMADRAAASVQVLALDFALRSAVAQHDEATLSSALRNHGRRVGATQMLLVGTDGRVEVDTAGRWAAGSPFPYPDLVERSLQAPAAATVTWEQHAYWMVVVPVFAPDLVGYIGAAIPADNRMLVQLQQQSALPDNIELAAADATGRFAVLARGRDRSQLAVSLGANGRLPTAPAVVMVGGREFVSQAVWLRGARHSPRVAAVLGFSVDEALEPYRPVAAAWAGLLVFGLTVGLVCAWVIARSVSRPVEELASLARRIASGDYSAPDAPARPDELGQLASAFGNMAHAIREREARILHQAGHDQVTGLPNRAYIESAVQHALAARPQEPAALLMLGLGRLPEIIKTLGHVVSDRLMHAAGARLQAPAGDSLVARATETQLAIFLPGATLEEAMTAAHRVVEALGEPYREAELTLDFAPAIGIALAPEHGTDAGVLLRRAEVAMIGALHSDDAVVLYDPATDPHRPERLSLMGDLRHALEHGGIELHYQPKLNLQQGRIDAVEGLIRWRHPIAGPVAPDDFIALAEETGNIRRVTRWALGAGIAQAARWMAAGHAVRVSINVSARDLDDPELPNRLRDLLRAHGVAPAQIVLEITESAIMGKPETAIAVLRRMADDGIDLAIDDFGVGQSSFAYLRRLPVRELKIDKTFITHLARSREDRIIVSSIVELGHHLGYRVTAEGVDDADALAYLRDVGCDHAQGYLIAPPLQAQDVGQWLDPARWPLPAATET